The following are encoded together in the Roseobacter denitrificans OCh 114 genome:
- a CDS encoding inositol monophosphatase family protein produces MVGSANLNIMMKAARRAGRSLVKDFREVENLQVSMKGAGDFVTRADLNAENVLKEDLMGARPTYGWLAEESGEEEGQDPTRRWIVDPLDGTTNFLHGLPHWSVSIALEHKGQVVAGVVYDPAKDEMFFAEKGAGAWMNDSRLRVSGRSQMIESIFSTGLPYAGSTDLPETLRDLGRILPGCAGVRRWGAASLDLAYVAAGRYDGFWERRLKAWDIAAGVIIVREAGGLLEPFDPRGDILGSGSLICANEKLFSPLAKLVRG; encoded by the coding sequence ATGGTTGGCAGCGCAAATCTCAATATCATGATGAAAGCCGCACGGCGGGCGGGCCGATCTCTGGTCAAGGACTTCCGGGAGGTGGAGAACCTTCAGGTGTCCATGAAGGGGGCGGGCGATTTTGTCACCCGTGCTGATCTCAACGCCGAGAATGTCCTGAAAGAAGACCTCATGGGGGCGCGCCCGACCTATGGATGGCTTGCGGAGGAAAGTGGCGAGGAAGAGGGGCAGGACCCGACCCGCCGCTGGATCGTTGATCCGCTCGATGGGACCACCAACTTTCTGCACGGGCTGCCTCATTGGTCGGTGTCAATCGCGCTTGAGCACAAAGGGCAGGTGGTCGCCGGTGTTGTCTATGACCCGGCCAAGGACGAGATGTTCTTTGCCGAGAAAGGGGCCGGGGCCTGGATGAATGACAGCCGTTTGCGGGTGTCAGGGCGCAGCCAGATGATTGAGAGTATTTTCTCGACCGGCTTGCCTTACGCGGGCAGCACGGATTTGCCGGAAACGCTGCGCGATCTGGGCCGTATCTTGCCCGGATGTGCCGGGGTGCGGCGCTGGGGTGCCGCCTCGCTTGATCTGGCCTATGTCGCGGCGGGCCGGTATGATGGCTTTTGGGAACGCCGCCTCAAGGCGTGGGATATCGCGGCCGGCGTGATCATCGTGCGCGAGGCAGGCGGGCTGCTCGAACCCTTCGATCCACGTGGTGATATTCTGGGGTCGGGCTCGCTCATCTGTGCCAATGAAAAACTGTTCTCACCCCTGGCCAAATTGGTGCGCGGCTGA
- the putA gene encoding bifunctional proline dehydrogenase/L-glutamate gamma-semialdehyde dehydrogenase PutA yields the protein MISALRQSVDEKTYADPDEIILEMISQTALTKTDRAQISAAAARLVDDIRNTTSPGLMEVFLAEYGLSTDEGVALMCLAEALLRVPDPETIDALIEDKIAPSDWGRHLGHSASSLVNASTWALMLTGRVLDDSHPGPVRQLRAALKRLGEPVIRTAVSRAMKEMGRQFVLGENINAAMERAAGMEKKGFTYSYDMLGEAARTEADAKRYHLSYSRAISAIATACTDDDIRKNPGISVKLSALHPRYEVAQQEAVMSDLVPRLRALALLAKSAGMGLNVDAEEADRLGLSLDVIDCVMGEPALRGWDGFGIVVQAFGPRAGIVIDTLYEMAKRHDRKIMVRLVKGAYWDTEIKRAQVEGVEGFPVFTQKAQTDVSYICNARKLLGMTDRIYPQFATHNAHTVAAILHMADDPQAYEFQRLHGMGETLHTLVLQQNKTRCRIYAPVGAHRDLLAYLVRRLLENGANSSFVNQIVDEDVPAEVVAADPFEKVITEPVAQIPSGPDLFAPERCNSRGFDLTHSQTLEALFEARDGFAKSAWQAAPLLVSGETANDAPTEAVLNPADPSDRVGSVVWATAADVEAAFATATPWAAPPTERRRVLLQAADLLEADHAQLFTLLTREAGKNLPDCVAELREAVDFLRFYASQATDAPCAGIFTCISPWNFPLAIFLGQISAALAAGNAVLAKPAQQTPLIAHRAITLMYEAGVPRSALQLLPGAGDIGALVTSDARIGGVAFTGSTATALRIRSAMAENCRPGTPLIAETGGLNAMIVDSTALPEQAVQAIIESAFQSAGQRCSALRCLYVQEDIAPEFTKMLLGAMQCLTVADPWHLSTDVGPVIDAAARDGIAQHIAQARAEGRVIAETTAPATGTFIAPTLISVPGIAALEREIFGPVLHLATFKAHQLDAVIDDINATGYGLTFGLHTRIDDRVQHVCERIAAGNVYINRNQIGAIVGSQPFGGEGLSGTGPKAGGPHYLTRFLQADRKEVSEQWSQPQATLAPLTMDAPVTPHSSLSLPGPTGESNRLSTLPRPALLCMGPGAQAAKEQARLVRALGGVALEAQGKIDPAALRDGPEYGGVLWWGDAATGRAIEVAFAARQGPIIPLIPGAPDVARVLAERHVCVDTTASGGNAALLGAAA from the coding sequence TGACCAAAACAGACCGTGCGCAAATCAGTGCAGCGGCGGCCAGGCTGGTCGATGACATTCGCAACACCACCAGCCCCGGGCTGATGGAGGTTTTCCTCGCGGAATATGGGCTGTCCACGGATGAGGGTGTCGCGCTGATGTGTCTGGCCGAAGCGCTGCTGCGCGTGCCTGATCCCGAAACGATTGATGCGCTGATCGAGGACAAGATCGCACCCTCCGATTGGGGGCGTCATCTGGGGCACTCTGCCTCCAGCCTTGTCAATGCATCTACATGGGCCCTGATGCTCACCGGGCGGGTTCTGGATGACAGCCATCCGGGGCCCGTGCGCCAGTTGCGCGCCGCACTCAAACGCCTGGGCGAACCTGTCATCCGCACCGCCGTCAGCCGTGCCATGAAAGAGATGGGGCGGCAGTTCGTACTGGGAGAGAACATTAATGCCGCCATGGAACGTGCTGCAGGCATGGAGAAAAAGGGGTTTACCTATTCCTATGACATGCTGGGGGAAGCTGCCCGCACCGAAGCCGATGCAAAACGCTATCACCTGAGCTACAGCCGCGCGATTTCCGCGATTGCCACGGCCTGCACCGACGACGACATTCGCAAGAACCCCGGTATTTCGGTCAAACTCTCCGCTCTGCATCCGCGTTACGAAGTCGCGCAGCAAGAGGCGGTGATGTCCGACCTTGTCCCGCGGTTGCGCGCGCTTGCGCTTCTGGCAAAATCCGCCGGCATGGGCCTCAACGTGGATGCCGAAGAGGCGGATCGCCTTGGCCTGTCGCTCGACGTCATAGACTGCGTGATGGGCGAGCCGGCGCTGCGGGGCTGGGATGGCTTTGGCATCGTTGTGCAGGCCTTTGGACCGCGCGCGGGCATTGTGATTGATACGCTCTATGAAATGGCCAAACGGCACGACCGCAAAATCATGGTCCGCCTTGTCAAAGGGGCCTATTGGGACACGGAAATCAAACGCGCGCAGGTCGAAGGCGTTGAAGGCTTTCCAGTGTTCACGCAGAAAGCACAAACCGATGTCTCCTACATTTGCAACGCCCGCAAACTGCTTGGCATGACCGATCGCATCTATCCGCAGTTTGCGACCCATAACGCGCATACCGTCGCGGCCATCCTGCATATGGCAGATGACCCGCAGGCCTATGAATTCCAACGCCTGCATGGGATGGGTGAGACGCTGCATACCTTGGTTTTGCAGCAAAACAAGACGCGCTGCCGGATTTATGCCCCGGTTGGTGCGCATCGCGACCTCTTGGCCTACCTTGTGCGCAGGCTGTTGGAAAACGGGGCCAATTCGAGCTTTGTGAACCAGATCGTGGATGAAGATGTCCCGGCTGAGGTTGTGGCCGCTGACCCCTTTGAAAAGGTGATTACAGAGCCTGTGGCGCAGATTCCGTCCGGCCCCGACCTCTTTGCACCGGAGCGTTGCAATTCACGCGGGTTCGATCTGACGCACAGTCAAACGCTGGAGGCGCTGTTCGAGGCGCGCGATGGCTTTGCCAAGAGCGCGTGGCAGGCCGCACCGCTGCTCGTCTCTGGCGAGACCGCGAATGATGCTCCCACGGAGGCGGTCCTCAATCCCGCTGACCCTTCGGATCGGGTGGGGTCGGTCGTCTGGGCAACGGCGGCTGATGTCGAGGCTGCCTTTGCCACGGCAACGCCATGGGCGGCCCCCCCCACAGAGCGGCGGCGCGTGTTATTGCAGGCGGCGGACCTGCTGGAGGCCGATCACGCGCAACTCTTTACGCTTCTCACCCGCGAGGCCGGTAAGAACCTGCCGGATTGCGTTGCGGAATTGCGCGAGGCGGTGGATTTCCTGCGCTTTTACGCATCACAGGCCACCGACGCACCATGTGCGGGCATCTTTACCTGCATTTCCCCGTGGAACTTCCCGCTGGCGATTTTCCTTGGGCAGATCAGCGCAGCGCTTGCCGCAGGCAATGCCGTTCTGGCCAAACCGGCCCAGCAGACACCCTTGATCGCCCACCGCGCCATCACCCTCATGTACGAGGCTGGCGTGCCGCGCAGCGCCCTGCAACTGCTGCCGGGCGCGGGAGACATCGGCGCGCTGGTCACCTCGGACGCCCGGATCGGAGGCGTGGCCTTTACCGGCTCCACCGCGACCGCTTTGCGCATCCGCAGCGCCATGGCTGAAAACTGCCGTCCCGGCACGCCGCTGATCGCGGAAACAGGCGGTTTGAACGCGATGATCGTGGACAGCACCGCCCTGCCCGAACAAGCCGTTCAGGCGATTATCGAAAGCGCCTTTCAATCCGCCGGGCAGCGGTGCTCTGCCCTGCGGTGCCTTTATGTTCAGGAGGACATCGCGCCCGAATTCACCAAGATGCTGTTGGGCGCCATGCAGTGTCTGACCGTGGCGGACCCGTGGCACCTGTCAACCGATGTCGGCCCGGTGATCGATGCGGCGGCCCGCGACGGCATCGCGCAGCACATCGCGCAGGCCCGCGCAGAGGGGCGCGTCATTGCGGAAACCACCGCGCCTGCAACCGGCACCTTCATTGCACCAACCCTGATTTCCGTGCCCGGCATTGCCGCGTTGGAGCGTGAGATCTTTGGCCCCGTGCTGCATTTGGCCACCTTCAAGGCGCACCAGCTTGATGCGGTAATCGATGACATAAACGCGACAGGCTACGGTCTGACCTTTGGCCTGCACACGCGTATTGATGATCGCGTACAACATGTTTGCGAGCGCATTGCGGCGGGCAATGTCTATATCAACCGCAACCAGATCGGTGCCATCGTGGGTAGTCAGCCCTTTGGGGGCGAAGGTCTGTCAGGCACCGGGCCGAAGGCGGGTGGGCCGCACTATCTGACACGCTTCTTGCAAGCCGATCGCAAGGAAGTGTCCGAGCAGTGGTCACAACCGCAGGCAACGCTTGCGCCGCTGACGATGGATGCACCCGTGACGCCGCATAGCTCGTTGAGCCTGCCGGGACCGACCGGCGAGTCCAACCGTCTGAGCACCTTGCCCCGGCCTGCGCTGTTGTGCATGGGCCCCGGTGCGCAAGCCGCAAAAGAACAAGCGCGCCTCGTCCGCGCATTGGGCGGCGTGGCCCTTGAGGCGCAGGGAAAGATCGACCCCGCCGCATTGCGCGATGGCCCGGAGTACGGCGGTGTCCTGTGGTGGGGCGACGCGGCGACAGGACGCGCCATTGAGGTCGCGTTTGCCGCGCGCCAAGGTCCCATCATTCCCCTGATACCCGGCGCGCCGGATGTTGCGCGGGTGCTGGCGGAACGGCATGTCTGCGTTGACACGACAGCCTCTGGCGGGAACGCCGCTCTTCTTGGGGCGGCGGCGTGA
- a CDS encoding rhomboid family intramembrane serine protease, which produces MFPIRDHNPSGRIPYVTYMLMAANTGIFLSYFGIMEDVRAINAFWLQWAMIPARLSQGDGYYTLISSMFLHGGFFHLAGNMLFLWIFGDNIEDELGHGKFILFYLGCGIIASLAQYAVDPMAMIPTVGASGAIAGVMGGYLLLFPKAKVDILIILIVIFRILPIPAWIMLMLWLGMQIIGGVGSSSDEAGVAYWAHAGGFIAGMVLLIPFWVRRGGPAFWQRTDGHPPHPEATYRIGPSRIPKVTRR; this is translated from the coding sequence ATGTTTCCGATCCGAGATCACAATCCCTCCGGGCGCATTCCTTATGTGACCTATATGCTGATGGCTGCCAACACCGGCATTTTCCTGAGCTATTTCGGGATCATGGAAGACGTGCGCGCGATAAATGCGTTCTGGCTGCAGTGGGCGATGATCCCTGCCCGGCTGTCGCAAGGGGATGGGTATTATACGCTGATTTCATCCATGTTCCTGCACGGCGGGTTTTTCCACCTGGCAGGCAACATGCTGTTTTTATGGATTTTTGGCGACAATATCGAGGATGAGCTGGGCCATGGCAAATTCATCCTGTTTTATCTGGGCTGCGGTATCATCGCCTCTTTGGCGCAATATGCCGTCGACCCCATGGCGATGATCCCCACGGTTGGCGCATCGGGCGCCATTGCCGGTGTGATGGGTGGCTATCTGCTGCTCTTTCCCAAGGCCAAGGTGGATATCCTGATCATCCTGATCGTGATTTTCCGTATTCTGCCGATCCCTGCGTGGATCATGCTGATGCTCTGGCTGGGGATGCAGATTATCGGCGGTGTCGGGTCAAGTTCGGATGAAGCAGGGGTGGCCTATTGGGCGCATGCGGGCGGGTTCATCGCCGGCATGGTTCTTTTGATCCCGTTCTGGGTGCGCCGGGGCGGCCCGGCGTTCTGGCAGCGCACAGATGGCCATCCGCCCCATCCCGAGGCCACCTATCGCATCGGCCCAAGCCGCATTCCCAAAGTGACGCGCCGCTAG
- the dusA gene encoding tRNA dihydrouridine(20/20a) synthase DusA: MQINQHAKLSIAPMMDWTDRHCRMVHRQLTHQSLLYTEMVTSAALVRGGALHLLAFSPDEHPVALQLGGSDPKELAQAAMLGQTAGYREINLNVGCPSDRVQSGCFGAVLMENPGLVADCVSAMREAVDIPVTVKCRIGVDDQNPDEVLPEFLARIVAAGCERVSIHARKAWLQGLSPKENRDIPPLDYPLVLRMKEYFPNLHISINGGITSLEQAVGFLEAGLDGVMIGRAAYHTPTDVLGAVDPVIFGTGKVVTGEEAVHAMLPYIEAHVTGGGRLAQITRHMLGLFANRPGARVWRRMLSEGAHLPNAGPALVLDALAQVRHHQELAQQSG, translated from the coding sequence ATGCAGATAAACCAACACGCTAAATTGTCTATCGCCCCTATGATGGACTGGACTGATCGCCATTGTCGGATGGTGCATCGTCAGTTGACGCATCAGTCGCTGCTTTACACGGAGATGGTGACCTCTGCGGCTTTGGTACGGGGTGGGGCTTTGCATTTGCTGGCGTTTTCGCCGGATGAGCATCCGGTCGCGCTTCAGCTTGGCGGGTCTGACCCCAAGGAACTGGCGCAGGCTGCCATGCTCGGTCAGACGGCGGGGTATCGCGAAATCAATTTGAACGTGGGGTGCCCGTCTGACCGGGTGCAGTCGGGTTGCTTCGGTGCGGTGCTTATGGAAAACCCGGGACTGGTTGCCGATTGCGTCTCGGCGATGCGCGAGGCTGTTGACATACCGGTCACGGTGAAGTGTCGCATCGGCGTTGATGATCAAAACCCGGACGAGGTCTTGCCGGAGTTTCTGGCACGCATCGTGGCGGCCGGGTGTGAACGCGTGTCGATCCATGCCCGCAAGGCTTGGTTGCAGGGGCTGAGCCCCAAGGAAAACCGCGATATTCCGCCGCTGGACTATCCCCTCGTGCTGCGGATGAAGGAATATTTTCCCAATCTTCATATTTCGATCAACGGCGGGATCACATCGCTGGAACAAGCGGTGGGCTTTCTTGAGGCGGGCCTTGATGGCGTGATGATCGGTCGTGCGGCGTATCACACGCCAACGGATGTCCTGGGCGCGGTGGACCCGGTGATTTTTGGGACCGGCAAGGTCGTGACCGGCGAAGAAGCCGTGCACGCGATGCTCCCCTATATCGAGGCGCATGTCACCGGGGGCGGTCGGTTGGCGCAAATTACGCGCCACATGCTGGGCTTGTTTGCGAATCGCCCCGGTGCGCGGGTCTGGCGGCGCATGTTGTCAGAAGGTGCGCATTTGCCAAATGCCGGGCCAGCGCTGGTGTTGGACGCCCTGGCGCAGGTTAGGCACCATCAGGAGCTGGCGCAGCAGAGCGGGTAA